CGTATATGGTGACCCGGCGCAGATTCCAATTACAGAGGAGTGCCCGAAGGGACAGTGTACCAACCCTTATGGCTGGACAAAATCTATGTTAGAGCAGGTACTTATGGATATGCAAAAAGCAGATCCGGAATGGAATGTTATCCTGCTTCGTTACTTTAACCCAATCGGAGCTCATCCAAGCGGAACCATGGGAGAGAATCCGAATGGTATTCCAAACAACTTAATGCCTTATATTACACAGGTTGCTGTTGGAAAATTAAAAGAACTCGGTGTCTTTGGGGATGATTATGATACACCGGACGGAACTGGTGTTCGTGATTATATCCACGTTGTGGATCTTGCAGTCGGCCATGTAAAAGCATTGAAGAAGATTGAAGAAAAAGCAGGATTATGCATCTACAACCTTGGTACAGGTCACGGATACAGTGTACTTGATATCGTAAAGAACTTTGAGGAAGCAAATGATATCAAGATTCCATATCAGATCAAACCAAGAAGAGCAGGTGACATTGCAACCTGTTATTGCGACCCATCCAAGGCAGAAAGAGAACTTGGCTGGAAAGCAAAATATGGTATCAAAGAGATGTGTGCCGACTCTTGGAGATGGCAGAAGAACAATCCAAACGGATACGAAGATTAAACATCAAATACGAATAGCGATGTAAGCATACAAAAATCCCCTTTGCCGGTGGCAGTGAAAACTGTCAGATGGCGAAGGGGATTTTTGCTTTTTAAATTAGCTGCGCTCATAGATGG
This genomic window from Roseburia sp. 831b contains:
- the galE gene encoding UDP-glucose 4-epimerase GalE, giving the protein MAILVTGGAGYIGSHTCVELLDAGYEVVVLDNLSNASEKSLDRVKALTGKTVKFYKGDILDRTILNEIFEKESIDSCIHFAGLKAVGESVAKPWEYYNNNITGTLTLVDVMRQHGCKNIIFSSSATVYGDPAQIPITEECPKGQCTNPYGWTKSMLEQVLMDMQKADPEWNVILLRYFNPIGAHPSGTMGENPNGIPNNLMPYITQVAVGKLKELGVFGDDYDTPDGTGVRDYIHVVDLAVGHVKALKKIEEKAGLCIYNLGTGHGYSVLDIVKNFEEANDIKIPYQIKPRRAGDIATCYCDPSKAERELGWKAKYGIKEMCADSWRWQKNNPNGYED